A genome region from Megalobrama amblycephala isolate DHTTF-2021 linkage group LG16, ASM1881202v1, whole genome shotgun sequence includes the following:
- the LOC125248131 gene encoding stonustoxin subunit beta-like, with the protein ISSLFHWISEDICESGRHFVKAVNTHTHTHIFTVVVLDVSLFLCSDACDLTLDPNTANTELVLSDGNRKVTRVEEDQPYPDHPERFDQRPQVLCRERLTGRCSWEAEWSGDYAGISVTCKGISRKGMIDDCMFGRNDKSWILDCSAGGFSVCHNKNYTKIPAVHSSSKRVGVYVDVSAGTLSFYSVSDTHTLTGLHTFNTTFTEPLYAGFTVYFSSVSLCDIKG; encoded by the coding sequence ATCTCTAGTCTCTTTCACTGgattagtgaggacatttgtGAATCTGGAAGACATTTTGTCAAagctgtaaacacacacacacacacacacatcttcactgttgttgttcttgatgtttctctcttcttgtgttcagatgcctgtgatctcacactggatccaaacacagcaaaCACTGAACTCGTTCTGTCTGATGGGAACAGGAAGGTGACGCGTGTGGAAGAGGAtcagccgtatcctgatcatccagagagGTTTGATCAGCGTCCTCAGGTTCtgtgtagagagagactgactgGACGCTGTTCCTGGGAGGCTGAATGGAGCGGAGATTATGCTGGAATATCAGTGACATGTAAAGGAATCAGCAGGAAAGGAATGATTGATGACTGTATGTTTGGAAGGAATGACAAATCCTGGATTCTAGACTGCTCTGCTGGAGGATTCTCTGTCTGTCACAATAAGAACTACACTAAAATACCTGCTGTCCATTCATCCTCTAAGagagtaggagtgtatgtggatgtGTCGGCCggcactctgtccttctacagcgtctctgacacacacacactcacaggcttacacacattcaacaccACATTCACTGAACCCCTCTATGCTGGATTTACCGTTTATTTCTCCTCAGTGTCTCTGTGTGATATTAAAGGATAG